In Festucalex cinctus isolate MCC-2025b chromosome 1, RoL_Fcin_1.0, whole genome shotgun sequence, the sequence ATTCCAAGCACATGTTTGTGAAGTACATGCAGAAGTGGTGAGTCCCAGCCTCACTGCCATGTCCACCTTAAACATGATAGCTGCAGCATGGCTACAACATGAGCCAAGGCTGGGAGGGGGACAAACCATAAATTGAACTGAATTGTGACTGAATTATGTGTGATTTTGTTGAGACATTGGTGTTCCTGTGTAGAATAAACATCTATCTTTCAAAAATAACTACATCTAAACTTCTAAAGGATGTAGCTGGTAAGTAAAATCCTAATCATATCATTCATCACACACAAATGCTAGGTACATCTACTGCTTGGTTATCTGCTAAATAATTCtttcagcatttatttatttatttatttattgctaggCAGTTTACGTGTCCAagtaataatttaatttgataGTTCATTGACACATTGAAACATCGATTTACTTACCCTGCCATGCATGTGCAGTTAGCTGTCAGTATGGAGACACTCTTCTTATTCACACAAACCCATGCCTGGTAAAACTGAGATTTTTGTCCCTGTCTTTGACTGGGCAAAACGTCTGCCTTCAGGAAACAATAGTCTTGATGTTCAGCAGGTTGATAGGAAAAAAACGTTTGAACATGTCCATAAAATACGTAGTTGTAGTCATCGAGACTCTTGCACGCTTTGAGCGTCTCGTGTGTGAAAACACTTGGTGTACTTATCAGGTACAGGTAAATGTTTGGAAACTCCAAATTAGGCCAGCGCGACGGATCATTTAGCCACTCACTTGCGGGCAGCGAATAAGGATCAGGTAGGCGAACTCCGGATTGAAGTGTTAATTTATGTAAATAAGCTTCATTATCGAGATTTCCAAGGTTTTGGAGATAAAGATTTTCCTGCGGTGGTACGTGACCGGACATTCTGAACGAAGTAGACCGGTGCTTTTGCCTCCGCTCTGCGTACGCATCCCGATGACGTCACTATTGTTTGTAAACATTGCAACCCGTCTATAGCCAAATGCCAACATGCATTCTTGATGTGccggtactcaggagactgctccttaaaacagactcctagtgaggtgaattataatgctttgtcgtaagtagcgccagccactgttcaggaggggcataacaattagtaggcgtctgcttgaaaaaaatgctggcaggctgcatcggccaggcgtgcgacgtcactgcgccggtgccgtgatatgtcaatcatttggcgtctgctgggtccaatcccatttcagcaggggcacgtgccaccccggccccccctctggctccgccattgcCTGTCCCTCAGTCTACCATTAACCACATAAATGTAAAATTGCTTTGGGTATCTGCTTGGCAAAAACCTTGATTTGAAGTTCACAATTTGGATTACATAAGAGTACGATTTGCAAAATGACGGTAACAAGGTTGCACATTTCAGTCATTACAAGGGTAGTTATTATCCAAAGGAATACAAAGGAATTGAAgtccgagacaagaccaagactgtcAAAATGTGGCGTTGAGCCATAAGACATTAGTTATGGTGCTTTAAAAACActaacatttgtatttgttattgCTTGCCTCCATTTAAAAGAGGCTGCtagattttcaaaaataacacTGACAGCAATCTGAGTTGACAGCCTCAAAACCCACTTCTCATAATATGGGGCATGTCTTTGCATCCTGTACACATGCGTTTGCGTAATTGGTGTGTGTGAGAGTGGAGTACGTGGCTCTGTCACATCCTGCTGTGAGGGAAAGCATGTTTATACCTCCATGGTGTTACTGCCTCTCGTTATACATGTCTGGACTTGGCATTCAATCAGTGTCACACTGAGAGAGACCTGCTCAGTTCTTGTTGTCACTATATGCAACACCCAAACATCCCTCATTGCCtcacgtcgtcatcatcattgcGTATACTGAATTCAAAACTACCTGCACTTTGAGGGATTACTCATCTGTCATTActactgttaaaataaaaatcacaatgtgCTTTTAGGACGCATAAGGACCAAAATGAAGGATGTGAATGCCCCTCAAACATCCGGAGGTAGCAATTACAGGCATATTGTGAAATAGCAGATGACAACAGCGTTTGATCAATGCGATGTCTCTCATAAGAGGTTATTATTGTGTGTCCCTCTTATCTGGCCCTTGATGTGGTGCCCATGGCAACAGCATGCGAGGACATCACTCAGTGACAGGAGAGAGATGGGACACGATCGGGAGTAGTTTGGGAAAACGTTCATATATATTTGAGTTTGAAAGTAATTATATTTTACAgtcaaatctttcttttttttttaataaaaaaatgtcagtattTTTTCAGAGATTAGGAGTTTGTGATGCATTTTGTTAATTTAAGACACAAAAAAACTTGGAGTAGCACTCACCTGTTGCTGTtggcaaaaatgacaaaaataatttccgCAAAACAATTGGAGGAAAAGGTATTTAAAAATGGTTGGATAGTGAAATGAAGGATGAATTTGACAATTATTTGGTAAATTTTGATTATCGTATATATAATAGCCTTTATTACTTTATTAAGACTATTGAAAACAGTATTTGTTTGCCGTTTCTTAATTTATACAAATTACTCACAATCGAAACAAACAAGCAGGAAATAAGAGCATGCAGCACAGGTTAAGTACAGAGTGATGCAAGAGAGCATACATGCTAATGTGTCTTCAGATGGGAAGCAAGAAGGAAATTCAccagcaaaatatttttttacatccttATTGAGCATGGCACTGTCAaaaggtttatctgtatgacaaaaaaagaataaataaaatatatcaacAATGAAGAAAAAAGTAGCAGACTAGTAGCatagctgtatttttttttctttttttgtgtgtgcgtgtttgtattGCAATTTGTTCCGTGTTCGATCGTCTGACATTTACTTGCGGTGTGGGATTGGGAACAGCAAACAAGAGCACTATATGAATTCACATTTAGGATTCCAGTCTTGTCTGTAAATTGTTTGGCTCCCTAACctttaaatactgtaaattctcAACTTTTATGTGGTGGCGCCTCGACATTATAGTATAATCTACGGTGGTTTCAGGGTCCGCACAAAAATTCCTGGAAAAGTGCAAAGTCATGCTGTCTGTGCTCATAACTGGAGTGGATGGGGAAGTGCATAACCTGAGATCCCGTTTCTGAGCTGTAATCTCGCGGGAAGCGGTTTGCTATATAAAGCGCTCCATCGCTCTTCGCCTCTTTCCCAACCTTTCCTCCTGAAAACGCACAAGCGGTGAAGTCAAACCAAGGCTGCAACAAGGTATGTGTTGCAAAATATTACAAGCAAACGTCAGCTTCTGTAGTTGCAGTTTATATTAACAGTATATTTAACCGTTTTTCGTCACTCGGAGTTATTACTGTATAATGATGTTTTGTTGAggtagtcaagtcatctttatttatatatggtTCAACAAGTGATTTTCAGCAAGAACATGTTCAACTTGAGAAACAAGTTCATTTCGTTTTCATAGTACAGTTGGGAGGTTCTCATTTTAAAGTGAAAGTAATCCCTTCCTGCTCCGACGATTGTTTAAGTTTCATTTTTAATGGTCGGTGTTTTTTGAAACTAAGCAAGCTTTATCTACTCAAAAAAGTACTGTACAGAAGGATAAGGAATAGAATTAGTGTATCTGTTATCGATCCAATTAACGTTCTTGTTCTGTTGgctataaattaattaatcgaGCACAAGACGATGAAATGTATTTCATAAGTAGTGAGTGTCAAATCGTGCACCCTCTTAAATAATGGACAAGTCatattctgaattttttttcatataaaaaaaaaaaaaaaaaaaaaagatacatatgTTATATATGTCCTCGGGATGCTGCTCACATCTGCTAAAATCGGCTACAACAGATCATTAATTTCTACCCCTGAAATGaaattataaatacatatactTGTAATATAATCACCATTTTGTTCAGtttttctgggggaaaaaaaaataagaaaaaaaattacttaacgCCAATATTATAGGTGAGTGATGAAGTGTTTCCATATTTGCATGATCAACTGcctattgtacattttttttccattgttaaAAGTAGCACAAATCATTGGCCATCCATTAGATATGTGCTCCAtcaaaaaaagtaacaatttaACGGTTGATTTTTGATTTGTCTGAAAGACTCTCTAAAACTGACAagtaaaatgtattatgtagcTACATGAATAATTTATATAAGTACACCCCCACACTCCATTAatcattttatattaaaaataaaactcaattgaCCCAAGTGTTTTTGACATCTGGTGAACATTTATTTAAGCCCTTGTTAGAATTGCTCCACTCACTAATTGTGGCCCACTTATGCTGCCCTTTACCTCTTTTGTTAATAGTTTTATTATTGAATATGTTGGCAGAAATGAATACCCAAGGACATATACTATTGTAGGAAAATTTTGGGCGATGCATGCCGATTTTTGTAGCGGCTTAGGCTTTGGGCACAaattgtgctatatatataccATTACATAGACAGTTTATTTATGAGTTTGGTCTGCTGTCCAGTTACCGAAAGATGGCTGCGGGCAAAGCTCAGATCGGAAAGATGGCTCCAGATTTCACAGCCAAAGCGGtgatgccagatggccagttcAAGGACCTCAAACTATCCGACTACAAAGGTAATCCTTCATTCAGTGTTCGTTCAATGTCTCATTCAAGAGATGTACAGCTTTGATGCCGCGTTTCTTTGGGCTTCACTCTGTAAAATACATGAATATTAATGCGGTTATCGTTGCCACATGCCACCTGAATCGTTTGTTGCCATGCTGATGCAGGGAAGTatatcgtcttcttcttctatccaCTGGACTTCACCTTCGTGTGCCCGACCGAGATCATCGCATTCAGTGACGCGGCCGAGGAATTCAGGAAGATTGGCTGCCAGGTCATCGCTGCCTCTGTTGACTCTCACTTCTCCCACTTTGCATGGTATTTGATCACGAGAAACACCTGCTTGTTTGCGCGTCGTCctcaaatgttgacattttctgtTTGCGCTTTCGTAAGGACCAACACTCCACGTAAGCAGGGTGGTTTGGGCCCCATGAAGATCCCGCTAGTGTCTGACACACGGCACACCATTTCCACAGATTACGGTGTGCTGAAGGAGGATGAAGGCATTGCCTACAGGTAAGTTGATAACACAGGCTCGTGCTAATAATATTGGACAAATGTTCATTGATGACAtacttgtaaaacaaaaaataaatagtcagTGGAATGTGAAAAGGGTCTATTGCGCTGGGTGGTGTTATACTCTTACTTAGGCACTATCCAATAAATGTTTCTTATATAAAATATGAAGAACATCTTCCTTTGTATATCAGAGGTCTGTTCATCATTGATGACAAGGGGATCCTGAGGCAGATCACCATCAACGACCTTCCCGTTGGACGTTCTGTCGAGGAGACCCTGCGTCTTGTTCAGGCCTTTCAGTTCACTGACAAGCACGGAGAAGGTAAATAATTACTGCATTGATTATCAGTGTGAGCTCAGGAAATTCCAGAATGATGTAAATATTTACACCTCTGACTTACATTATATATCAAAATATTTGCTCCCCATTAAACAAATGTAGTTGATAATTCAGTCTACTTGTCTCAATATGACTTTGCACCTTTGGAAGAAATAGTGCCATAACAATTATATGTCAAGGGTGAGGCTCTAAGGATCAAGGTTCAAAATGATCGTCACCTCACCGTAGGGGAGTTAAACAATTCTGAGTATCAAACCACATCTTATTGCACACATCTTATTTGCCTGTATATACAATGCAAACTGTATGTATAAGTAATAGTGCAACATTTGTATACTTT encodes:
- the prdx1 gene encoding peroxiredoxin-1, with translation MAAGKAQIGKMAPDFTAKAVMPDGQFKDLKLSDYKGKYIVFFFYPLDFTFVCPTEIIAFSDAAEEFRKIGCQVIAASVDSHFSHFAWTNTPRKQGGLGPMKIPLVSDTRHTISTDYGVLKEDEGIAYRGLFIIDDKGILRQITINDLPVGRSVEETLRLVQAFQFTDKHGEVCPAGWKPGSDTIKPDVQKSKAFFSKQ